The proteins below are encoded in one region of Caulobacter henricii:
- the grxD gene encoding Grx4 family monothiol glutaredoxin produces MTDAAASPALDFIAKTVTDHAVVLFMKGVPDQPRCGFSAVSVQILDHLGVEFIGVDVLQDDDLRQGIKTFTDWPTIPQLYVKGEFIGGSDIVREMFQSGELKTLFAEQGLIAA; encoded by the coding sequence ATGACCGACGCCGCCGCTTCCCCCGCCCTCGACTTCATCGCCAAGACCGTGACCGACCACGCCGTGGTGCTGTTCATGAAGGGCGTGCCCGACCAGCCCCGTTGCGGCTTTTCGGCGGTCAGCGTCCAGATCCTCGACCATCTGGGCGTCGAGTTCATCGGCGTCGACGTGCTGCAGGACGATGACCTGCGTCAGGGCATCAAGACCTTCACCGACTGGCCGACCATCCCCCAGCTCTATGTGAAGGGTGAGTTCATCGGCGGCAGCGACATCGTCCGCGAGATGTTCCAGTCCGGCGAGCTGAAGACCCTCTTTGCCGAGCAGGGCCTGATCGCCGCTTGA